One part of the Arabidopsis thaliana chromosome 1 sequence genome encodes these proteins:
- the G6PD4 gene encoding glucose-6-phosphate dehydrogenase 4 (glucose-6-phosphate dehydrogenase 4 (G6PD4); FUNCTIONS IN: glucose-6-phosphate dehydrogenase activity; INVOLVED IN: oxidation reduction, glucose metabolic process, metabolic process; LOCATED IN: chloroplast; EXPRESSED IN: 14 plant structures; EXPRESSED DURING: 6 growth stages; CONTAINS InterPro DOMAIN/s: Glucose-6-phosphate dehydrogenase, C-terminal (InterPro:IPR022675), NAD(P)-binding domain (InterPro:IPR016040), Glucose-6-phosphate dehydrogenase (InterPro:IPR001282), Glucose-6-phosphate dehydrogenase, NAD-binding (InterPro:IPR022674); BEST Arabidopsis thaliana protein match is: glucose-6-phosphate dehydrogenase 2 (TAIR:AT5G13110.1); Has 8248 Blast hits to 8228 proteins in 2347 species: Archae - 0; Bacteria - 5681; Metazoa - 875; Fungi - 180; Plants - 375; Viruses - 4; Other Eukaryotes - 1133 (source: NCBI BLink).) yields MSLSSCLLPFSQSATAPSSSVCSCHLAASFSNFPVSSRDYSFSRSGSLVLNGGGSNLCRRFCGLKLWILKSLNRRQGNNRKHQPVNELTTHSKHTFLSDDERGFAEETRAEDLRPEENILGTDLNDGFHNVGDLPPVSKQLSDDLSDVRRRASLCIAVVGATGELARGKIFPALFALYYSGYLPEDVAIFGVSRKNLTDEDLRSIIASTLTCRVDHQENCGGKMDAFQSRTYYINGGYNNRDGMSRLAERMKQIEGESEANRIFYLSVPQEALVDVACTIGDNAQAPRGWTRIIVEKPFGFNSHSSHQLTKSLLSKFEEKQIYRIDHMLGRNLIENLTVLRFSNLVFEPLWNRTYIRNIQVIISESIAQTEKFSDGYGIIRDIVHSHILQTIALLAMEPPISLDGEDIRNEKVKVLRSIRKIDPRDVILGQYKSSSRDKNGVILNGVDPTYCAAALYIDNARWDGVPFLVRVGTGLIKHRVEIHVQFRHVPGNLYRENIGINIDLGTNELILRDEPDEAILVKINNKVPGLGLQLDASELNLLYKDRYKTEVPDSYEHLIHDVIDGDNHLFMRSDEVAAAWNILSPVLEEIDKHHTAPELYEFGGRGPVAAYYLWAKHGVPWADD; encoded by the exons ATGTCTCTCTCCAGTTGCTTGCTTCCCTTTTCTCAATCAGCGACGGCTCCGTCTTCCTCCGTCTGCTCTTGCCATCTCGCCGcctctttttctaattttccg GTTTCGTCAAGAGACTATAGTTTCTCCAGAAGTGGAAGCCTTGTTCTCAACGGAGGAGGCTCGAATCTCTGCCGGAGATTCTGTGGTTTGAAACTGTGGATACTTAAGAGCTTGAATCGTAGACAAGGCAACAACAGAAAACATCAGCCTGTAAACGAGCTTACAACACACTCAAAGCACACTTTCCTCAGCGATGATGAACGAG GTTTTGCTGAAGAAACTAGAGCTGAAGATTTACGACCAGAAGAGAATATTCTGGGAACGGATTTGAATGATGGGTTTCACAATGTTGGAGACTTACCACCTGTGTCAAAACAACTCTCGGATGATCTTTCAGATGTTCGAAGAAGGGCCTCACTTTGCATTGCTGTTGTAGGAGCCACTGGTGAGCTAGCAAGAGGGAAGATTTTCCCGGCATTGTTTGCGTTGTATTATAGCGGCTACCTTCCTGAG GATGTTGCTATATTTGGGGTTTCAAGAAAGAATCTGACAGATGAAGACCTCAGATCCATCATTGCATCAACGCTGACTTGCCGTGTTGATCATCA GGAGAATTGTGGGGGCAAGATGGATGCATTTCAGAGTAGAACATACTATATCAATGGAGGTTATAATAACAGGGATGGGATGTCCCGACTTGCCGAGAGAATGAAACAGATTGAG ggAGAATCAGAAGCAAATAGAATCTTTTACCTCTCAGTACCTCAAGAAGCTCTGGTGGATGTGGCATGCACCATTGGAGATAACGCTCAGGCACCACGAGGCTGGACTCGAATAATAGTTGAGAAACCTTTTGGTTTTAACTCACATTCGTCTCATCAGTTAACAAAGTCACTTCTCTCTAAGTTTGAAGAGAAGCAAATCTACAG GATAGATCACATGTTAGGAAGAAACCTCATTGAAAATCTGACAGTGTTAAGGTTTTCAAATCTAGTTTTTGAACCACTATGGAACAGAACATACATACGCAATATACAG GTTATTATATCAGAATCAATTGCGCAAACAGAAAA gttttctGATGGATATGGAATAATACGGGACATAGTGCACAGCCATATACTTCAGACAATCGCATTACTTGCCATGGAACCTCCGATAAGTCTCGATGGTGAAGATATCCGAAATGAAAAG GTGAAGGTTTTAAGATCAATTCGCAAGATAGACCCGCGTGATGTCATCCTTGGCCAGTATAAATCCAGTTCCCGAGACAAGAACGGTGTGATCTTGAACGGTGTAGACCCTACATATTGTGCAGCAGCCTTGTATATTGATAATGCACGTTGGGATGGTGTACCTTTCCTTGTAAGAGTTGGCACTGGCCTCATTAAACACAG AGTGGAGATTCATGTGCAATTCCGGCATGTTCCTGGAAACCTATACCGAGAAAATATTGGAATAAACATAGATTTGGGGACAAATGAGCTTATTCTACGTGACGAACCTGATGAGGCCATCCTGGtgaaaatcaacaacaagGTTCCTGGTTTAGGTCTTCAGCTAGACGCTTCTGAACTTAACTTGCTCTATAAAGACAG GTATAAAACCGAAGTACCAGACTCATATGAACACCTAATTCATGATGTAATTGACGGAGACAATCATCTGTTCATGAGAAGCGATGAGGTTGCAGCAGCATGGAACATTCTTAGTCCGGTTCTAGAAGAGATAGACAAGCATCACACAGCTCCGGAGTTGTATGAATTTGGTGGACGAGGACCAGTTGCGGCATACTATCTTTGGGCCAAGCACGGTGTCCCATGGGCAGATgactga
- the G6PD4 gene encoding glucose-6-phosphate dehydrogenase 4 (glucose-6-phosphate dehydrogenase 4 (G6PD4); FUNCTIONS IN: glucose-6-phosphate dehydrogenase activity; INVOLVED IN: oxidation reduction, glucose metabolic process, metabolic process; LOCATED IN: chloroplast; EXPRESSED IN: 14 plant structures; EXPRESSED DURING: 6 growth stages; CONTAINS InterPro DOMAIN/s: Glucose-6-phosphate dehydrogenase, C-terminal (InterPro:IPR022675), NAD(P)-binding domain (InterPro:IPR016040), Glucose-6-phosphate dehydrogenase (InterPro:IPR001282), Glucose-6-phosphate dehydrogenase, NAD-binding (InterPro:IPR022674); BEST Arabidopsis thaliana protein match is: glucose-6-phosphate dehydrogenase 2 (TAIR:AT5G13110.1).) — protein sequence MSLSSCLLPFSQSATAPSSSVCSCHLAASFSNFPVSSRDYSFSRSGSLVLNGGGSNLCRRFCGLKLWILKSLNRRQGNNRKHQPVNELTTHSKHTFLSDDERGFAEETRAEDLRPEENILGTDLNDGFHNVGDLPPVSKQLSDDLSDVRRRASLCIAVVGATGELARGKIFPALFALYYSGYLPEDVAIFGVSRKNLTDEDLRSIIASTLTCRVDHQENCGGKMDAFQSRTYYINGGYNNRDGMSRLAERMKQIEGESEANRIFYLSVPQEALVDVACTIGDNAQAPRGWTRIIVEKPFGFNSHSSHQLTKSLLSKFEEKQIYRIDHMLGRNLIENLTVLRFSNLVFEPLWNRTYIRNIQVIISESIAQTEKFSDGYGIIRDIVHSHILQTIALLAMEPPISLDGEDIRNEKVNLYCKEQNRLMVLRSIRKIDPRDVILGQYKSSSRDKNGVILNGVDPTYCAAALYIDNARWDGVPFLVRVGTGLIKHRVEIHVQFRHVPGNLYRENIGINIDLGTNELILRDEPDEAILVKINNKVPGLGLQLDASELNLLYKDRYKTEVPDSYEHLIHDVIDGDNHLFMRSDEVAAAWNILSPVLEEIDKHHTAPELYEFGGRGPVAAYYLWAKHGVPWADD from the exons ATGTCTCTCTCCAGTTGCTTGCTTCCCTTTTCTCAATCAGCGACGGCTCCGTCTTCCTCCGTCTGCTCTTGCCATCTCGCCGcctctttttctaattttccg GTTTCGTCAAGAGACTATAGTTTCTCCAGAAGTGGAAGCCTTGTTCTCAACGGAGGAGGCTCGAATCTCTGCCGGAGATTCTGTGGTTTGAAACTGTGGATACTTAAGAGCTTGAATCGTAGACAAGGCAACAACAGAAAACATCAGCCTGTAAACGAGCTTACAACACACTCAAAGCACACTTTCCTCAGCGATGATGAACGAG GTTTTGCTGAAGAAACTAGAGCTGAAGATTTACGACCAGAAGAGAATATTCTGGGAACGGATTTGAATGATGGGTTTCACAATGTTGGAGACTTACCACCTGTGTCAAAACAACTCTCGGATGATCTTTCAGATGTTCGAAGAAGGGCCTCACTTTGCATTGCTGTTGTAGGAGCCACTGGTGAGCTAGCAAGAGGGAAGATTTTCCCGGCATTGTTTGCGTTGTATTATAGCGGCTACCTTCCTGAG GATGTTGCTATATTTGGGGTTTCAAGAAAGAATCTGACAGATGAAGACCTCAGATCCATCATTGCATCAACGCTGACTTGCCGTGTTGATCATCA GGAGAATTGTGGGGGCAAGATGGATGCATTTCAGAGTAGAACATACTATATCAATGGAGGTTATAATAACAGGGATGGGATGTCCCGACTTGCCGAGAGAATGAAACAGATTGAG ggAGAATCAGAAGCAAATAGAATCTTTTACCTCTCAGTACCTCAAGAAGCTCTGGTGGATGTGGCATGCACCATTGGAGATAACGCTCAGGCACCACGAGGCTGGACTCGAATAATAGTTGAGAAACCTTTTGGTTTTAACTCACATTCGTCTCATCAGTTAACAAAGTCACTTCTCTCTAAGTTTGAAGAGAAGCAAATCTACAG GATAGATCACATGTTAGGAAGAAACCTCATTGAAAATCTGACAGTGTTAAGGTTTTCAAATCTAGTTTTTGAACCACTATGGAACAGAACATACATACGCAATATACAG GTTATTATATCAGAATCAATTGCGCAAACAGAAAA gttttctGATGGATATGGAATAATACGGGACATAGTGCACAGCCATATACTTCAGACAATCGCATTACTTGCCATGGAACCTCCGATAAGTCTCGATGGTGAAGATATCCGAAATGAAAAGGTCAACCTGTACTGTAAAGAACAAAATCGTCTTATG GTTTTAAGATCAATTCGCAAGATAGACCCGCGTGATGTCATCCTTGGCCAGTATAAATCCAGTTCCCGAGACAAGAACGGTGTGATCTTGAACGGTGTAGACCCTACATATTGTGCAGCAGCCTTGTATATTGATAATGCACGTTGGGATGGTGTACCTTTCCTTGTAAGAGTTGGCACTGGCCTCATTAAACACAG AGTGGAGATTCATGTGCAATTCCGGCATGTTCCTGGAAACCTATACCGAGAAAATATTGGAATAAACATAGATTTGGGGACAAATGAGCTTATTCTACGTGACGAACCTGATGAGGCCATCCTGGtgaaaatcaacaacaagGTTCCTGGTTTAGGTCTTCAGCTAGACGCTTCTGAACTTAACTTGCTCTATAAAGACAG GTATAAAACCGAAGTACCAGACTCATATGAACACCTAATTCATGATGTAATTGACGGAGACAATCATCTGTTCATGAGAAGCGATGAGGTTGCAGCAGCATGGAACATTCTTAGTCCGGTTCTAGAAGAGATAGACAAGCATCACACAGCTCCGGAGTTGTATGAATTTGGTGGACGAGGACCAGTTGCGGCATACTATCTTTGGGCCAAGCACGGTGTCCCATGGGCAGATgactga
- the ACLA-3 gene encoding ATP-citrate lyase A-3 (ATP-citrate lyase A-3 (ACLA-3); CONTAINS InterPro DOMAIN/s: ATP-grasp fold, subdomain 2 (InterPro:IPR013816), ATP-grasp fold, succinyl-CoA synthetase-type (InterPro:IPR013650), Succinyl-CoA synthetase-like (InterPro:IPR016102); BEST Arabidopsis thaliana protein match is: ATP-citrate lyase A-1 (TAIR:AT1G10670.4); Has 5303 Blast hits to 5302 proteins in 1635 species: Archae - 133; Bacteria - 3235; Metazoa - 230; Fungi - 139; Plants - 96; Viruses - 0; Other Eukaryotes - 1470 (source: NCBI BLink).), with amino-acid sequence MARKKIREYDSKRLLKEHLKRLANIDLQIRSAQVTESTDFTELTNQESWLSSTKLVVKPDMLFGKRGKSGLVALKLDLAEVADFVKARLGTEVEMEGCKAPITTFIVEPFVPHDQEYYLSIVSDRLGCTISFSECGGIEIEENWDKVKTIFLPAEKSMTLEVCAPLIATLPLEVRAKIGNFIMGAFAVFQDLDFSFMEMNPFTLVDGEPFPLDMRGELDDTAAFKNFNKWGDIEFPLPFGRVLSSTENFIHGLDEKTSASLKFTVLNPKGRIWTMVAGGGASVIYADTVGDLGYASELGNYAEYSGAPNEEEVLQYARVVIDCATTDPDGRKRALLIGGGIANFTDVAATFNGIIRALREKETRLKASRMHIYVRRGGPNYQTGLARMRALGEELGVPLEVYGPEATMTGICKRAIDCIMLPDA; translated from the exons ATGGCGAGGAAGAAGATCAGAGAATATGACTCCAAGAGACTTCTCAAGGAGCATTTGAAGCGTCTTGCTAATATTGACCTGCAGATTCGCTCTGCTCAG GTGACAGAATCTACGGATTTCACTGAGTTAACCAACCAGGAGTCATGGCTATCGTCCACAAAGCTAGTTGTGAAACCGGATATGCTATTTGGGAAACGCGGGAAAAGTGGTTTGGTAGCTCTAAAGCTGGATCTTGCTGAAGTTGCAGACTTTGTCAAAGCCCGCCTCGGCACTGAG GTCGAGATGGAGGGATGTAAAGCACCTATCACTACATTCATTGTGGAGCCTTTTGTGCCTCATGATCAAGAATACTACCTCTCTATAGTATCTGATAGACTTGGATGCACTATAAGCTTCTCTGAATGTGGTGGCATTGAAATAGAAGAGAATTGGGACAAA GTGAAGACTATATTTCTTCCTGCGGAAAAGTCGATGACGCTAGAAGTATGTGCTCCATTAATAGCAACTCTTCCTCTTGAG GTTCGAGCTAAAATCGGCAACTTCATAATGGGTGCCTTTGCTGTATTTCAAG ATTTGGATTTCAGTTTTATGGAGATGAATCCTTTTACACTAGTCGATGGAGAACCATTCCCTCTGGATATGAGAGGAGAATTAGATGACACTGCTGCCTTCAAGAATTTCAACAA GTGGGGAGACATTGAATTTCCTCTGCCATTTGGAAGGGTCCTCAGTTCTACAGAGAACTTCATCCATGGTTTAGATGAGAAG ACAAGTGCTTCTTTGAAGTTCACTGTTTTGAATCCTAAAGGCCGCATTTGGACGATGGTAGCTGGAGGTGGTGCTAGCGTCATATATGCTGATACA GTTGGGGATTTAGGTTATGCATCAGAGCTTGGAAACTACGCAGAGTATAGTGGAGCACCTAATGAGGAAGAGGTGTTACAATATGCAAGAGTTGTCATTGAT TGTGCCACTACTGATCCTGACGGGCGTAAACGAGCTCTTCTAATTGGAGGAGGCATTGCCAATTTCACTGATGTGGCAGCTACTTTCAACGGTATCATTCGAGCGCTAAGAGAAAAG GAAACAAGATTGAAAGCATCAAGAATGCACATTTACGTAAGGAGAGGTGGACCAAATTACCAGACTGGTTTGGCTAGAATGCGAGCTTTAGGAGAGGAACTTGGTGTCCCTCTAGAG GTATATGGTCCAGAGGCAACAATGACGGGAATATGCAAACGAGCCATTGACTGCATCATGTTGCCTGATGCATAA
- a CDS encoding Protein kinase superfamily protein, producing the protein MAGLKIWQAIFITIALIIIVVLSVLSFCLIWKKKSRRSKTLSLPIIQTPVVSKEIKEVRIEHVVSTSSNFDPQDENNNESDKFLLNLEMEKNRENGLSSSRSGSGKEGYLCVANRSTSSLYEMATPSPSPLSGLPESHLGWGHWFTLRDLEIATNRFSKENVIGEGGYGVVYRGELVNGSLVAVKKILNHLGQAEKEFRVEVDAIGHVRHKNLVRLLGYCIEGTNRILVYEYMNNGNLEEWLHGAMKHHGYLTWEARMKVLTGTSKALAYLHEAIEPKVVHRDIKSSNILIDDRFNAKISDFGLAKLLGDGKSHVTTRVMGTFGYVAPEYANTGLLNEKSDVYSFGVLVLEAITGRDPVDYARPANEVNLVEWLKMMVGSKRLEEVIDPNIAVRPATRALKRVLLTALRCIDPDSEKRPKMSQVVRMLESEEYPVPREERRVRRTQEENSDTDRSRPVSRSQSKRL; encoded by the exons ATGGCTGGACTTAAGATCTGGCAAGCCATCTTTATCACCATTGCACTGATCATCATTGTCGTACTCTCTGTTCTTTCATTTTGTCTcatttggaaaaagaaatcaagaagatccaaaaccttAAGTCTTCCCATCATACAAACCCCTGTGGTGTCAAAGGAGATCAAGGAAGTCAGGATCGAGCATGTTGTCTCAACGAGTAGTAACTTCGATCCTCAGGATGAAAACAACAATGAATCTGACAAATTCTTGCTTAATTTGGAAATggagaagaacagagagaatgGTTTGAGTAGTAGCCGGTCTGGTTCAGGCAAAGAAGGTTATTTATGTGTTGCAAACCGGTCTACTTCATCATTGTATGAGATGGCtacaccatcaccatcacctcTTTCTGGTTTACCTGAGTCACACCTTGGATGGGGTCATTGGTTTACTCTGAGAGATCTTGAGATAGCAACAAACAGATTCTCAAAGGAAAATGTGATTGGTGAAGGAGGCTATGGAGTTGTTTACCGAGGCGAGTTGGTCAATGGGAGTCTTGTTGCCGTGAAAAAGATCCTAAACCACTT gGGACAAGCAGAGAAAGAGTTTAGAGTAGAGGTAGATGCTATAGGTCATGTGCGTCACAAGAACTTGGTACGTCTTCTAGGATACTGCATTGAAGGCACAAACAG GATATTGGTTTATGAGTATATGAACAATGGGAACCTTGAAGAATGGCTTCACGGAGCAATGAAACATCATGGATATCTAACTTGGGAAGCTCGAATGAAAGTTCTCACTGGAACATCCAAGGC TCTTGCATATCTACACGAGGCAATCGAACCAAAAGTGGTGCATAGAGACATCAAGTCGAGCAACATCTTGATCGATGATAGATTCAATGCAAAGATTTCTGATTTTGGCCTTGCCAAGTTACTTGGAGATGGGAAAAGCCATGTGACTACTAGAGTCATGGGAACATTTGG GTATGTTGCTCCTGAGTATGCGAATACCGGACTTTTGAATGAAAAGAGTGATGTGTACAGCTTTGGTGTCTTGGTCTTAGAAGCAATAACCGGAAGAGATCCTGTGGATTACGCGCGGCCTGCTAATGAG GTGAATTTGGTTGAGTGGTTGAAGATGATGGTAGGATCTAAGAGATTAGAAGAAGTCATTGATCCAAACATAGCAGTTAGGCCAGCGACTAGAGCACTGAAACGAGTACTTCTTACAGCACTTAGATGCATTGATCCTGATTCTGAAAAGAGACCTAAAATGAGTCAAGTTGTGCGTATGCTGGAGTCTGAGGAATATCCTGTACCAAGAGAG GAGCGGAGAGTGCGCAGAACGCAAGAGGAAAACTCGGATACCGATAGAAGCAGACCGGTTTCAAGATCACAGAGCAAGAGACTGTAA